Proteins found in one Alteromonas macleodii genomic segment:
- a CDS encoding CRTAC1 family protein, protein MNKKNCAIVFSALVTACLSAAVVVGCSNTHEQDGTAKVVFSDVSEQVGLITQPNWKYGGPSVADLNQDGFYDLLLTNHDSTPVQLFMATSANGYVEHETIFPKVDLHGIAAGDYDLDGDNDILLSVGGGNGLHPSPQRMLRNDHGIFTDVTEAAGVSKLGARGRSVRWVDLDNDGDLDFLQINAAKMLNESTPRNIIFENLGNGKFDYFRSPSFEDIEAERLLITDYNNDNVPDIIAFTSYDKSTILKGNGDLTFTNTSSSVFPQNSKNYPGTITVAQADIDNDGDLDYYFARGKLYYTIANNAVSFDQKRKRLDLRDKGSKGHDGMYLHADNALTLTDFYHFPRANLLKSMPVFIGRNKRQIATPVNPVTILPTEAEGFPDKVEETGWYIGYLGNNKWRFEWNMAADLAWDLRASVIGVEKYEAQWQPQDLSVPDVLLRNDDGVLTDISNVLPNSTRDNNWGVTAGDFDNNGLADFFVYRFGELKRRVVDVMLLNQGGYIFEESVHHNATSEVGMDSHGDGGIAADFNLDGKLDILSGDDDNGKWHMYHNVTPSTENHFLLLHIGYSPNGIDPMGAKVWVKTASEQHFTLVGSPNANHSQSLLNIVHVGLGTQEVIEEVRVQWRDREVTTIKDLPADQLVKVGDNL, encoded by the coding sequence ATGAACAAAAAGAATTGCGCTATTGTATTTTCGGCTCTTGTTACGGCTTGTTTAAGTGCGGCAGTGGTAGTGGGATGTAGCAATACACACGAGCAAGACGGTACTGCAAAGGTTGTGTTTTCTGACGTTTCTGAGCAAGTAGGTTTAATCACGCAGCCCAATTGGAAGTATGGAGGCCCTTCTGTCGCCGACTTAAACCAAGACGGTTTTTACGATTTACTTCTAACAAACCATGACTCTACTCCCGTACAGTTGTTTATGGCAACGTCTGCTAACGGCTATGTAGAGCATGAAACAATATTTCCGAAAGTTGATCTGCACGGTATTGCTGCGGGTGATTACGACCTAGATGGCGACAATGATATTTTGCTATCTGTGGGAGGGGGAAACGGTCTGCACCCTTCTCCTCAGCGAATGCTGCGCAACGACCATGGAATTTTTACTGATGTAACAGAGGCTGCTGGGGTATCAAAGCTGGGGGCCCGGGGGCGAAGCGTCCGCTGGGTTGACCTTGACAATGATGGCGACCTCGATTTCTTGCAGATCAATGCGGCTAAAATGCTTAATGAGTCGACACCTCGAAACATTATTTTTGAAAATCTAGGAAATGGGAAGTTCGATTACTTTCGCAGTCCTAGTTTCGAAGATATTGAAGCTGAACGTCTGCTTATTACAGATTATAACAATGACAATGTACCCGACATTATTGCGTTTACTAGCTATGATAAAAGCACGATATTGAAGGGAAACGGTGATTTAACGTTCACAAATACGTCTTCTTCGGTATTTCCTCAGAACAGTAAGAACTATCCTGGAACTATTACAGTAGCGCAGGCGGATATTGATAATGACGGAGACCTTGACTACTACTTTGCGAGAGGGAAGCTGTATTACACCATTGCAAATAACGCCGTAAGTTTTGACCAAAAGCGAAAACGCTTAGACTTGAGGGATAAGGGGAGTAAGGGGCACGACGGCATGTATCTTCACGCTGATAATGCACTTACCTTGACAGACTTTTATCACTTTCCCCGAGCAAATCTATTGAAGAGCATGCCTGTATTTATTGGGCGAAATAAGCGCCAGATAGCAACCCCTGTCAATCCAGTAACCATTTTACCAACAGAAGCAGAAGGCTTTCCCGATAAAGTTGAAGAAACAGGGTGGTACATTGGCTACTTAGGCAACAACAAGTGGCGCTTTGAGTGGAACATGGCCGCTGACTTAGCTTGGGATTTGAGAGCGTCTGTAATTGGAGTAGAAAAATATGAGGCGCAATGGCAGCCTCAAGATTTGTCTGTGCCTGATGTGCTTTTACGCAATGACGATGGAGTATTAACCGACATTTCAAATGTTCTTCCCAATTCAACTCGTGATAACAACTGGGGGGTAACAGCAGGTGACTTTGATAATAACGGGCTAGCTGACTTTTTCGTTTATCGATTCGGTGAGCTCAAACGCCGGGTGGTTGATGTAATGTTACTGAATCAGGGGGGGTATATTTTTGAAGAGTCAGTACATCACAACGCTACAAGTGAAGTGGGAATGGATTCTCATGGCGACGGGGGGATCGCGGCTGATTTCAATCTTGACGGCAAGCTCGATATTTTAAGTGGTGATGATGATAACGGTAAGTGGCATATGTATCACAACGTCACACCATCTACTGAAAATCATTTCCTTCTGCTACACATAGGTTATTCGCCAAACGGCATTGATCCCATGGGGGCCAAAGTTTGGGTAAAAACCGCTAGTGAGCAACATTTTACGCTTGTTGGTTCGCCCAATGCGAATCATTCGCAAAGTCTGCTGAATATTGTTCATGTGGGGCTAGGTACGCAAGAGGTTATAGAAGAAGTCCGTGTTCAATGGAGAGATAGAGAAGTAACTACGATTAAAGATTTGCCCGCTGATCAGTTGGTAAAGGTCGGAGATAACCTGTGA